Within the Comamonadaceae bacterium OTU4NAUVB1 genome, the region AGGGCCACGACCAGCATCGCGGCTGGTTCCACTCGTCGCTGCTGCTGGCCTGCGCGCTCGAGGACCGGGCGCCGTACCGAGGCCTGCTGACGCATGGCTTCACGGTCGACAGCCAGGGCCGCAAGATGAGCAAGTCGCTGGGCAACGGCATCGACCCGCAGGAGGTCAGCAAGAAGCTGGGCGCGGAGATCATCCGCCTGTGGGTGGCCGCGAGCGACTATTCCGGCGACATCGCGGGTGACGACAAGATCCTTGCGCGCGTGGTGGATGCCTACCGCCGCATCCGCAACACGCTGCGCTTCCTGCTGGCCAACACCAGCGACTTCGACCGCGACCAGGACGCGGTGCCGCTCGACCAGCTGCTGGAGATCGACCGCTACGCGCTCGACCGCGCCGCGCAGTTCCAGGCCGAGGTCCTGGCGCACTACCAGGTCTACGAGTTCCATCCGGTGGTGGCCAAGCTGCAGGTCTACTGCTCGGAGGACCTCGGTGCCTTCTACCTCGACGTGCTCAAGGACCGGCTCTACACCACCGCGCCGGACTCGCACGCGCGCCGCAGCGCGCAGACCGCGCTCTGGCACATCACCCAGGCGATGCTGCGCTGGATGGCGCCGTTCCTGAGCTTCACGGCGGAAGAGGCCTGGACGCTGGTGGGCACCGCCTCGCCCGGCGAGTCGATCTTCACGCAGGTCTACAGCGACCTCGGCACGCCCGACGCGGCGCGGCTGGCCAAGTGGACGCGCATCCGCGAGATCCGCGACGTGGTCAACAAGGACATCGAGGCGGTGCGTGCCACCGGCCGCGTCGGCTCGTCGCTGCAGGCCAACGTCGTGCTGACGGCGCGGCCCGACGACCATGCGCTGCTCGCCGCGCTCGGCGACGACCTCAAGTTCGTCTTCATCACCTCCGTCGTCGACCTGGTCGCGGGCGAGGCGCTGGCCACCGAGGTCACGCCGAGCGCCGACACCAAGTGCGAGCGCTGCTGGCACTGGCGCGACGACGTCGGCGCCGACCCGGCGCATCCGACGATCTGCGGCCGCTGCACCAGCAACCTGTACGGTGCGGGCGAAGCGCGGAGCGTCGCCTGATGACGCGCGGCACGACCCCCTCGCGCACCGGCGCGACCGCCTCGCCGCGTGGCGGCGCCTCGGCGTTTTCCTCGGGCAGCATGTGGCCCTGGCTCGGTCTCGCCCTGGTGCTGTTCATCCTCGACCAATTCACCAAGACGCTGATCCTGGGCTACTACCGCCTGGGCGACGCGACCTACGTGACGAGTTTCTTCAACGTCGTGCGCGCCCACAACACCGGTGCGGCCTTCTCGTTCCTGGCCGACCATTCCGGCTGGCAGCGCTGGCTGTTCACCGGCATCGGCGTGGCCGCCGCGGTGTTCATCGTCTGGATGCTGCGCACGCACGCCGGCCAGCGGCTGTTCAGCTTCGCCATGGCGTGCATCCTGGGCGGCGCCATCGGCAACGTGGTCGACCGGATGATGCACGGCTATGTGGTGGACTTCCTCGACTTCCACCTGGGCGGCACGCACTTCCCGGCCTTCAACGTGGCCGACGCCGCCATCACCCTCGGTGCGGTCTGCCTGATCTGGGACGAGATCCGGCGCGTCCGCCGGCGTTGACGCGCCGGCGCCCGCGGGCACGCGCGGCCCTTCCCCGTCCCCGCGCCGGTGCCGCGCTGTCCAGGGCCCACGCGTATAGTCGTCCGGGCAAATGAAGCATCTGTTGGACCTGCTGGCGGCCATCGCCCTCCTCGTCTGGGGCACCCACCTCGTTCGCACCGGCGTGCTGCGCGTCTTCGGCGCCAACCTGCGCAGCCTGCTCGCGCGCGGCATGCGCAACCGTCTGACCGCCGCGCTTTCGGGCATCGGGGTGACGGCACTGGTGCAATCCAGCACCGCGACGTCGCTGATGACCTCGTCCTTCGTCGGGCAGGGACTCATCGCCCTGCCGGCGGCCCTGGCGGTGATGCGTGGGGCCGACATCGGCACGGCCCTGATGTCGGTGCTGTTCTCCACCGACCTGTCGTGGCTCTCGCCGCTGTTCATCTTCGTCGGCGTGGTGCTCTCGATCACGCGGCCGGCCACCACGGCGGGTCGCTTCGGACGCGTGCTGATCGGTCTGGGACTGATGCTGCTGGCCCTGCGGCTCGTGGTGGAGGCCACCGGGCCGCTGTTCGAATCGGTCGCCATGCGCGCCGTGCTGGCGTCCATC harbors:
- the lspA gene encoding signal peptidase II — encoded protein: MWPWLGLALVLFILDQFTKTLILGYYRLGDATYVTSFFNVVRAHNTGAAFSFLADHSGWQRWLFTGIGVAAAVFIVWMLRTHAGQRLFSFAMACILGGAIGNVVDRMMHGYVVDFLDFHLGGTHFPAFNVADAAITLGAVCLIWDEIRRVRRR